In a single window of the Streptomyces cinnabarinus genome:
- a CDS encoding Ppx/GppA phosphatase family protein, with protein MRLGVLDVGSNTVHLLVVDAHPGARPLPAHSHKADLRLAQLLDESGAIGPDGVDKLISVVQEALQAAEDKGVEDLLPFATSAVREASNADDVLARVKAETGVELTVLTGAEEARLTFLAVRRWFGWSAGKLLVLDIGGGSLEIAYGIDEEPDAAVSLPLGAGRLTAGWLPADPPDPEDIRALRRHVRAQIARTVGEFSRFGRPDHVVATSKTFKQLARIAGAARSAEGLYVQRDLKRESLEAWVPQLAGMTGAQRAELPGVSEGRAGQLLAGALVAEGAMDLFGVETLEICPWALREGVILRRLDHMPTV; from the coding sequence ATGAGACTCGGTGTCCTCGACGTGGGATCTAACACGGTGCATCTCCTGGTGGTGGATGCGCACCCGGGCGCGCGACCGCTGCCCGCGCACTCGCACAAGGCGGATCTGCGCCTTGCCCAACTGCTCGACGAGAGCGGAGCGATCGGTCCCGACGGGGTCGACAAGCTGATCTCGGTCGTCCAGGAGGCGCTGCAGGCCGCCGAGGACAAGGGCGTGGAGGACCTGCTGCCCTTCGCGACCTCCGCGGTGCGGGAGGCGAGCAACGCGGACGACGTCCTCGCCCGCGTGAAGGCGGAGACGGGGGTCGAGCTCACGGTGCTGACCGGCGCCGAGGAGGCCCGGCTGACGTTCCTCGCCGTGCGCCGCTGGTTCGGCTGGTCGGCCGGGAAGCTGCTGGTGCTGGACATCGGCGGCGGCTCCCTGGAGATCGCCTACGGAATCGACGAGGAGCCGGACGCGGCGGTGTCGCTGCCGCTGGGCGCGGGGCGGCTGACCGCCGGGTGGCTGCCGGCCGATCCGCCCGACCCCGAGGACATCCGCGCACTGCGTCGGCACGTCCGCGCCCAGATCGCCCGGACGGTCGGTGAGTTCAGCCGCTTCGGGCGCCCCGATCATGTCGTGGCCACGTCGAAGACGTTCAAGCAGCTCGCCCGGATCGCCGGTGCGGCGCGCTCCGCCGAGGGCCTGTACGTCCAGCGCGATCTCAAGCGGGAGTCCCTGGAGGCCTGGGTGCCGCAGCTCGCCGGGATGACCGGGGCGCAGCGCGCCGAACTCCCCGGCGTCTCGGAGGGACGCGCGGGGCAGCTGCTGGCGGGCGCGCTGGTCGCGGAGGGCGCGATGGACCTGTTCGGCGTGGAGACGCTGGAGATCTGCCCGTGGGCCCTGCGCGAGGGCGTGATCCTGCGGCGACTGGACCATATGCCCACGGTGTGA
- a CDS encoding sugar phosphate isomerase/epimerase family protein, with protein MAEPVVRIPDAKVALSTASVYPESTATAFEIAARLGYDGVEVMVWTDPVSQDIEALRRLSDYHRMPILAVHAPCLLITQRVWSTDPWTKLQRAQAAAEKLGASTVVVHPPFRWQRQYARDFVAGIWRMANETDVRFAVENMYPWRYRDREMLAYAPEWDVTKDDYRHFTVDLSHTATARTDAIHMIDRMGDRLGHVHLADGRGSAKDEHLVPGRGTQPCAEVLERLALTGFDGHVVIEVNTRRAMSSAEREADLAEALAFTRLHLASAVKVPRP; from the coding sequence GTGGCAGAACCAGTGGTGCGCATCCCGGATGCGAAGGTCGCTCTGTCGACGGCCTCGGTCTATCCGGAGTCGACGGCGACGGCCTTCGAGATCGCGGCGCGCCTCGGGTACGACGGCGTCGAGGTCATGGTGTGGACCGACCCCGTCAGCCAGGACATCGAGGCCCTGCGCCGGCTCAGCGACTACCACCGGATGCCGATCCTCGCCGTACACGCTCCCTGCCTGCTCATCACCCAGCGCGTGTGGTCCACCGACCCCTGGACCAAGCTCCAGCGCGCCCAGGCGGCGGCCGAGAAGCTGGGCGCCAGTACGGTCGTCGTGCACCCGCCGTTCCGCTGGCAGCGTCAGTACGCGCGGGACTTCGTCGCCGGAATCTGGCGGATGGCGAACGAGACGGATGTGCGCTTCGCCGTCGAGAACATGTACCCCTGGCGCTACCGCGACCGCGAGATGCTCGCGTACGCCCCGGAGTGGGACGTCACGAAGGACGACTACCGTCACTTCACGGTCGATCTCAGCCACACGGCGACCGCCCGCACCGACGCCATTCATATGATCGACCGCATGGGTGACCGACTGGGACATGTGCACCTCGCCGACGGGCGCGGGTCCGCCAAGGACGAGCACCTGGTCCCCGGCCGCGGGACGCAGCCGTGCGCCGAGGTGCTGGAACGTCTCGCCCTGACCGGGTTCGACGGTCATGTCGTGATCGAGGTCAACACCCGCCGGGCCATGTCCAGCGCCGAGCGCGAGGCCGATCTCGCCGAGGCGCTCGCCTTCACCCGGCTCCATCTGGCCTCCGCCGTGAAGGTGCCCCGGCCGTGA
- a CDS encoding TetR family transcriptional regulator, which yields MTDTAAPRRGRGRRTRSEAADTRARILAVAREEFSERGYEKTSVRGIAKAAGVDSALVHHYFGTKEQIFEAAVEVAFAPAFEARDTLLEGPLDGVGERLTRMIFGLWENPVTRAPLLAIVRSAVNNESAAAVFRKLIAAQLLRRIVEQLDLPDADLRTELAAAQLVGVAMLRYVIKIEPIASTDAERIIQRVAPVVQGHLTNP from the coding sequence GTGACCGACACCGCCGCTCCGCGCCGGGGGCGGGGCCGCCGTACGCGCAGTGAGGCCGCCGACACCCGCGCCCGGATCCTGGCCGTGGCCCGCGAGGAGTTCTCCGAGCGCGGTTACGAGAAGACGTCCGTGCGCGGGATCGCCAAGGCGGCCGGTGTGGACTCCGCGCTGGTGCACCACTACTTCGGCACCAAGGAACAGATCTTCGAGGCGGCCGTGGAGGTCGCCTTCGCCCCCGCGTTCGAGGCCCGCGACACACTGCTCGAAGGTCCCCTGGACGGCGTGGGCGAGCGGCTCACCCGGATGATCTTCGGGCTCTGGGAGAACCCGGTGACGAGGGCCCCGCTGCTCGCGATCGTCCGCTCGGCGGTGAACAACGAGAGCGCGGCCGCCGTCTTCCGCAAGCTCATCGCGGCCCAGTTGCTGCGCCGTATCGTCGAACAGCTCGACCTCCCCGACGCCGATCTGCGCACCGAACTCGCGGCCGCCCAGCTCGTGGGCGTCGCGATGCTGCGGTACGTCATCAAGATCGAGCCGATCGCGTCGACGGACGCCGAGCGGATCATCCAGCGGGTGGCCCCCGTCGTACAGGGGCACCTGACCAATCCCTGA
- the ilvD gene encoding dihydroxy-acid dehydratase: MPELRSRTVTHGRNMAGARALMRASGVPGADIGRKPIIAVANSFTEFVPGHTHLQPVGRIVSEAIVEAGGIAREFNTIAVDDGIAMGHGGMLYSLPSRDLIADSVEYMVEAHCADALICISNCDKITPGMLNAALRLNIPTVFVSGGPMESGRATLVDGTVRTLDLVDAISDAVNDKISDEDILRIEENACPTCGSCSGMFTANSMNCLTEAIGLSLPGNGSVLATHTARKRLYVDAARTVMDITRRYYEQDDETVLPRSIATFAAFENAMALDIAMGGSTNTILHLLAAAQEAGVPFGLDEINAVSLRVPCLAKVAPNVAKNRTYYMEDVHRAGGIPALLGELHRAGLLNEDVNSVHSPSLADWLKTWDVRGGSPSPEAVELWHAAPGCVRSAEAFSQSERWDSLDEDAEGGCIRSAEHAYSKDGGLAVLKGNLAVDGCVVKTAGVDESIWTFEGPAVVCESQEEAVQKILTQQVKEGDVVVIRYEGPKGGPGMQEMLYPTSYLKGRGLGKACALITDGRFSGGTSGLSIGHASPEAAGGGTIALVEDGDRIRIDIPNRTIELLVEDGELARREQALNGVYAPKNRERKVSAALRAYAAMATSADKGAVRDVSKLG; this comes from the coding sequence ATGCCCGAGCTGAGGTCCCGCACAGTCACCCACGGCCGCAACATGGCGGGCGCCCGCGCCCTTATGCGCGCCTCCGGTGTACCGGGTGCGGACATCGGCCGTAAGCCGATCATCGCCGTCGCGAACTCCTTCACCGAGTTCGTGCCGGGCCACACCCACCTCCAGCCGGTCGGCCGGATCGTCAGCGAGGCGATCGTCGAGGCGGGCGGCATCGCCCGCGAGTTCAACACGATCGCGGTGGACGACGGCATCGCGATGGGGCACGGGGGGATGCTGTACTCGCTCCCGTCCCGCGACCTGATCGCGGACTCGGTCGAGTACATGGTCGAGGCCCACTGCGCCGACGCCCTGATCTGCATCTCCAACTGCGACAAGATCACCCCGGGCATGCTGAACGCCGCCCTGCGGCTGAACATCCCCACGGTCTTCGTCTCCGGCGGCCCGATGGAGTCCGGCCGCGCGACGCTGGTCGACGGCACGGTCCGTACGCTCGACCTGGTCGACGCGATCTCCGACGCCGTGAACGACAAGATCTCGGACGAGGACATCCTCCGCATCGAGGAGAACGCCTGTCCGACCTGCGGCTCCTGTTCCGGCATGTTCACCGCCAACTCGATGAACTGCCTGACCGAGGCCATCGGCCTCTCCCTGCCCGGCAACGGCTCGGTCCTGGCCACGCACACCGCGCGCAAGCGGCTCTACGTCGACGCCGCGCGCACGGTCATGGACATCACCCGCCGCTACTACGAGCAGGACGACGAGACGGTCCTGCCCCGCTCGATCGCCACCTTCGCGGCCTTCGAGAACGCCATGGCCCTGGACATCGCCATGGGCGGCTCCACCAACACGATCCTGCACCTGCTGGCCGCCGCCCAGGAGGCGGGCGTGCCCTTCGGCCTCGACGAGATCAACGCGGTCTCGCTCCGGGTGCCGTGCCTGGCGAAGGTCGCGCCGAACGTCGCCAAGAACCGCACGTACTACATGGAGGACGTGCACCGCGCGGGCGGCATCCCCGCCCTGCTGGGCGAGTTGCACCGCGCGGGCCTCCTGAACGAGGACGTGAACTCGGTCCACAGCCCGTCCCTCGCCGACTGGCTCAAGACCTGGGACGTCCGCGGCGGCTCGCCGTCCCCCGAGGCCGTCGAGTTGTGGCACGCGGCCCCCGGCTGCGTCCGCTCCGCCGAGGCCTTCTCCCAGTCCGAGCGCTGGGACTCCCTGGACGAGGACGCCGAGGGCGGCTGCATCCGCTCCGCCGAGCACGCGTACTCCAAGGACGGCGGCCTCGCGGTCCTCAAGGGCAACCTGGCGGTCGACGGCTGCGTGGTGAAGACGGCCGGTGTCGACGAGTCGATCTGGACCTTCGAGGGCCCGGCGGTCGTCTGTGAGTCGCAGGAGGAGGCCGTCCAGAAGATCCTGACCCAGCAGGTCAAGGAGGGCGACGTCGTCGTCATCCGCTACGAGGGCCCCAAGGGCGGCCCCGGTATGCAGGAGATGCTCTACCCGACCTCGTACCTCAAGGGCCGCGGCCTGGGCAAGGCCTGCGCGCTGATCACCGACGGCCGCTTCTCCGGCGGCACTTCGGGCCTCTCGATCGGCCACGCCTCGCCCGAGGCGGCGGGCGGCGGCACCATCGCCCTCGTCGAGGACGGCGACCGCATCCGCATCGACATCCCCAACCGCACGATCGAGCTGCTCGTCGAGGACGGGGAACTCGCCCGCCGTGAGCAGGCGTTGAACGGCGTGTACGCCCCCAAGAACCGCGAACGCAAGGTGTCGGCGGCGCTTCGGGCCTACGCGGCGATGGCGACGAGCGCGGACAAGGGCGCGGTCCGGGACGTCAGCAAGCTGGGCTGA
- a CDS encoding serine/threonine-protein kinase: MAPQRNAGAGAEAELPEYAGHYRLESCLGSGGMGVVHLARSTSGMKLAVKVVHAEFARDREFRGRFRQEIAAARKVSGAFTASVVDADPDAERPWMATLFIPGPTLSDQVKRNGAMTPEQLRRLMAGLAEALRDIHRVGVVHRDLKPSNVLLAEDGPKVIDFGISRPKDSELRTETGKLIGTPPFMAPEQFRRPREVGPAADIFALGSVMVHAATGRGPFDSDSPYVVAYQVVHDEPDLTGVPENLAPLIVRCLAKEPEDRPTPDELMRELRSVAASYDTQAFIPAQRTSEEPGAPRVPAEKPETRRRRGRLRGRRAALTAAVLALVVGGAFTAVRMAGDEPAPAGNGTGKTSAGFSKWETASVSGSATVPQCSYGAGKLLCAQSGVVFALDPLDGRVLWRHAVAGTRVGPPAVTGGLVQPWLDLSRSLKALDPATGKPKWQRDVPPYSGLTYAGGSLLLTRTDGAVSGVDGATGAPLWSHHVPGHELPYFASFPGDPLAYAISRSPDDATTRVTAVEPDTGDVRWDALLDGALKPVGTADGSVCFVALGKVYEDATSVVRYSPDTKESVRVKLPVPVQQPEGTVRGDVVYLLGNGGSLVAVDMDARRQRWSTETGVTRGSTPVTDERHVFFTALDGRLLALDARDGRLAGQTPPRLGSKPDQVAARLPDPVIVGGHIYASAPNGSVFAVSARNPSNW, from the coding sequence ATGGCGCCACAGCGGAACGCCGGAGCGGGCGCGGAAGCGGAACTTCCCGAGTACGCCGGTCACTACCGTCTTGAGTCCTGCCTGGGCTCCGGCGGCATGGGTGTCGTGCATCTGGCGCGCAGCACCTCGGGGATGAAGCTCGCGGTGAAGGTCGTGCATGCCGAGTTCGCCAGGGACCGCGAGTTCAGGGGGCGTTTCCGGCAGGAGATAGCGGCGGCTCGGAAGGTCAGCGGTGCCTTCACCGCGTCCGTCGTGGACGCCGATCCGGATGCCGAACGGCCCTGGATGGCCACGCTGTTCATCCCCGGTCCGACGCTCTCCGACCAGGTGAAGCGGAACGGCGCCATGACCCCGGAGCAGTTGCGTCGGCTGATGGCCGGGCTGGCGGAGGCGCTGCGTGACATCCACCGTGTGGGGGTCGTGCACCGGGATCTGAAGCCGAGCAACGTGCTGCTCGCCGAGGACGGTCCAAAGGTCATCGACTTCGGCATTTCTCGGCCAAAGGACAGCGAACTGCGGACCGAGACCGGGAAGTTGATCGGGACGCCGCCGTTCATGGCGCCCGAGCAGTTCCGGCGGCCGCGGGAGGTGGGGCCCGCCGCCGACATCTTCGCGCTGGGGTCGGTGATGGTGCACGCGGCGACGGGACGGGGGCCGTTCGACTCCGACAGCCCGTATGTCGTCGCGTACCAAGTCGTCCATGACGAGCCGGATCTGACCGGGGTGCCGGAGAATCTCGCGCCGCTGATCGTCCGTTGTCTCGCCAAGGAGCCCGAGGACCGGCCCACGCCGGACGAGTTGATGCGTGAGCTGCGGTCGGTGGCGGCCTCGTACGACACGCAGGCGTTCATTCCGGCTCAGCGGACGAGCGAGGAGCCCGGCGCTCCCCGGGTCCCCGCCGAGAAGCCGGAGACGCGGCGGCGCCGCGGGAGGCTCCGGGGCCGACGGGCGGCCCTGACAGCAGCCGTGCTGGCGCTCGTCGTCGGCGGGGCGTTCACGGCGGTCCGGATGGCGGGCGACGAACCGGCGCCGGCGGGGAACGGCACCGGTAAGACCTCGGCCGGGTTCAGCAAGTGGGAGACCGCCTCGGTCTCGGGGTCGGCCACCGTGCCCCAGTGTTCGTACGGGGCGGGCAAGTTGCTCTGCGCGCAGTCCGGTGTGGTGTTCGCCCTCGACCCCCTCGACGGACGGGTGCTGTGGCGGCACGCCGTTGCCGGCACCCGGGTCGGCCCACCTGCCGTCACCGGCGGCCTCGTACAGCCCTGGCTGGACCTCAGCCGCAGCCTGAAGGCGCTCGACCCGGCCACGGGCAAGCCCAAGTGGCAGCGGGACGTGCCTCCGTACAGCGGGCTCACGTACGCGGGCGGCAGCCTCCTGCTCACCCGCACCGACGGCGCGGTCAGCGGGGTGGACGGCGCGACCGGCGCGCCGCTGTGGAGCCACCACGTCCCCGGCCATGAGCTGCCCTACTTCGCCTCCTTTCCCGGCGACCCGCTGGCCTACGCGATCAGCAGGTCCCCGGACGACGCGACCACGCGCGTCACAGCCGTGGAGCCCGACACCGGTGACGTGCGGTGGGACGCCTTGCTGGACGGCGCGCTGAAGCCCGTCGGAACGGCCGACGGGTCCGTCTGCTTCGTCGCCCTCGGCAAGGTCTACGAGGACGCGACGAGCGTGGTCCGCTACTCGCCCGACACCAAGGAGTCCGTGCGCGTGAAGCTGCCCGTGCCGGTCCAGCAGCCCGAAGGCACCGTGCGCGGGGACGTCGTCTATCTCCTGGGCAACGGCGGATCACTGGTGGCCGTCGACATGGACGCGCGCCGACAGCGGTGGAGCACGGAGACCGGGGTGACCCGGGGGTCGACCCCGGTGACCGACGAGCGGCATGTGTTCTTCACCGCCCTGGACGGACGGCTGCTCGCCCTGGACGCCCGGGACGGCAGGCTCGCGGGGCAGACGCCCCCGCGGCTCGGTTCGAAGCCGGACCAGGTCGCGGCCAGACTGCCCGACCCGGTGATCGTCGGGGGCCACATCTACGCCTCCGCCCCCAACGGCTCGGTCTTCGCCGTAAGCGCCCGCAACCCCTCCAACTGGTGA
- a CDS encoding SH3 domain-containing protein — MSVDRVDEVSEAQSGDATEAVAMAAEAVRYYPVAPGVRLNVRSGPGTNYPVTRILSEGVKVPIYCQSPGTTVTGPYGTSNIWDNIANGEFVSDAYVKTGSDGYVRPRCSL, encoded by the coding sequence ATGTCTGTTGACCGTGTCGACGAAGTGTCCGAGGCACAGAGCGGAGACGCGACGGAGGCAGTCGCCATGGCCGCCGAGGCGGTGCGCTACTACCCGGTCGCGCCGGGCGTCCGCCTGAACGTGCGCAGTGGCCCCGGCACCAACTACCCGGTCACACGCATCCTGTCCGAGGGCGTCAAGGTCCCGATCTACTGCCAGTCACCGGGTACGACGGTGACCGGCCCCTACGGCACGTCGAACATCTGGGACAACATCGCCAACGGCGAGTTCGTCTCGGACGCGTATGTGAAAACGGGCAGCGACGGCTACGTCCGACCGCGCTGCTCGCTCTGA
- a CDS encoding SH3 domain-containing protein, whose product MTSRGRRSLLLAGAATGAFLMVLGISPTASAATYYDVAPGVQLNVRRGPGTQYAIVRQLPVGAKVAIYCQTPGETVTGTYGTSNIWDNISSGEYIADAYVKTGTDGYIRPRCA is encoded by the coding sequence ATGACCTCGCGCGGTCGTAGATCCCTCCTCCTCGCCGGCGCCGCCACCGGCGCCTTCCTCATGGTCCTCGGCATCTCGCCGACGGCCAGCGCCGCCACGTATTACGACGTCGCTCCGGGCGTCCAGCTCAATGTGCGCCGGGGCCCGGGTACGCAGTACGCCATCGTGCGCCAGCTGCCCGTGGGCGCCAAGGTCGCGATCTACTGCCAGACGCCGGGCGAGACCGTGACCGGCACGTACGGCACCAGCAACATCTGGGACAACATCTCCAGCGGCGAGTACATCGCGGACGCGTATGTGAAGACGGGCACCGACGGCTACATCCGTCCGCGCTGCGCCTGA
- a CDS encoding EamA/RhaT family transporter, with protein MSDENGTPDPAAGPRPEPIRFFGTTWVDHSGGYPARRVGVAVGALAAAVVACLVLRFAYQGLQIAAVGGFVTVLMVVMFAICSALAFRNTWDGFTRRPDPARQASLRGLLTIGFVGSLLAYFFRALTEAPGEKLHREEYESAVQQYEKRTKRRSGNPSKKRRHS; from the coding sequence GTGAGCGACGAGAACGGCACCCCAGACCCGGCCGCGGGCCCCCGGCCCGAGCCCATCCGCTTCTTCGGCACGACCTGGGTCGACCACAGCGGCGGCTACCCGGCCCGCCGCGTCGGCGTCGCCGTCGGCGCGCTCGCCGCCGCGGTGGTCGCCTGCCTGGTCCTCCGCTTCGCCTATCAGGGCCTCCAGATCGCCGCGGTCGGCGGCTTCGTCACGGTCCTGATGGTCGTGATGTTCGCGATCTGCAGCGCCCTCGCCTTCCGCAACACCTGGGACGGCTTCACCCGGCGCCCCGACCCCGCCCGCCAGGCGTCCCTCCGCGGCCTGCTCACCATCGGCTTCGTCGGCTCCCTCCTCGCCTACTTCTTCCGCGCCCTCACCGAGGCTCCCGGCGAGAAGCTCCACCGCGAGGAGTACGAGAGCGCAGTTCAGCAGTACGAGAAGCGCACCAAGCGCCGCTCGGGCAACCCGTCGAAGAAGCGCCGCCACTCCTGA
- a CDS encoding class I SAM-dependent methyltransferase: MTAASFHPGRAHSFNAAAAQYAANRPSYPPALLDAVEELAGRPLAGARVVDIGAGTGIATALLHARGADVIAVEPGDGMAVQFRRAHPDVPIVRGDGNALPLADSSADLLTSAQAWHWTDPARAIPEALRVLRPGGALALWWNTYALDIPWIAAQAERIQSHFGIDPVVEKSGTGSRAADPDGRLDFTRRVVRWSRRVPVDTHLANLGSHSIFLVHGEEASTTFLTEERTRLLAAFPEGTVEETYDVDLLVATKP; the protein is encoded by the coding sequence ATGACGGCAGCCTCCTTCCACCCCGGCCGCGCCCACTCCTTCAACGCCGCAGCGGCCCAGTACGCCGCCAACCGCCCCTCCTACCCACCCGCCCTCCTGGACGCCGTCGAGGAACTCGCCGGCCGCCCGCTCGCCGGGGCGCGGGTCGTGGACATCGGCGCCGGTACGGGCATCGCCACCGCGCTGCTGCACGCCCGCGGCGCCGACGTCATCGCCGTGGAACCCGGCGACGGCATGGCCGTCCAGTTCCGCCGGGCGCACCCGGACGTCCCCATCGTCCGCGGCGACGGCAACGCCCTGCCCCTCGCCGACTCCAGCGCCGACCTCCTCACCAGCGCCCAGGCCTGGCACTGGACCGACCCGGCCCGCGCGATCCCCGAGGCCCTGCGCGTCCTGCGTCCCGGCGGCGCGCTCGCCCTGTGGTGGAACACCTACGCCCTCGACATCCCCTGGATCGCCGCCCAGGCCGAGCGCATCCAGAGCCACTTCGGCATCGACCCCGTCGTGGAGAAGAGCGGCACCGGCAGCCGCGCCGCCGACCCCGACGGCCGCCTCGACTTCACCCGGCGCGTGGTCCGCTGGAGCCGCCGCGTCCCCGTCGACACCCACCTGGCCAACCTCGGCAGCCACTCGATCTTCCTGGTCCACGGCGAGGAGGCGAGCACCACCTTCCTCACCGAGGAGCGCACCCGTCTGCTGGCCGCCTTCCCCGAGGGCACCGTCGAGGAGACCTACGACGTCGACCTCCTGGTCGCCACCAAGCCATAA
- a CDS encoding SulP family inorganic anion transporter produces MRRGVGKADLFASLVVFLVALPLCVGVAVASGVPAELGLVTGIVGGLVAGALPGSSLQVSGPAAGLTVLVYEAVRAHGIEVLGVLVLGAGLVQLGLGALRLGRWFRAVSVAVVQGMLAGIGLVLVAGQVYTLGDAAAPADGLGKLAGLVSLPGRVDPVALSVGAATVAVLLLWPRWRRGARLVPAPLVAVALAAAVTGVFDLEVRRVEVRGLLESVRVPEAADFGRLTEVGVIGTVVAFALIASAESLFSAAAVDRLHHGRRTDYDRELMAQGAGNAVCGVLGALPMTAVIVRSAANVQAGARTKASRVLHGVWLLVFTALLPGVLGVIPVAALAGLLVHAGCKLVPVREVAALWRGHRGEVVVLVVTAGAIVLGNLFEGVLLGLALAVAKTAWDASHVHVETEDRGDAGMVVRVLGHATFLRLPKLLDALEALPRDREVRLELGGLRHLDHACAAALEGWAAARGKGGGEEGYGLVATRRSTS; encoded by the coding sequence ATGCGCCGTGGCGTAGGCAAGGCCGATCTGTTCGCTTCTCTCGTCGTGTTCCTCGTGGCTCTGCCGCTGTGCGTGGGCGTGGCCGTGGCCTCCGGTGTGCCCGCCGAGCTGGGGCTGGTGACCGGGATCGTCGGCGGGCTGGTCGCCGGGGCGCTGCCCGGCAGCAGCCTGCAGGTCAGCGGGCCCGCGGCGGGGCTGACCGTGCTGGTGTACGAGGCCGTGCGGGCCCATGGGATCGAGGTCCTCGGGGTGCTGGTCCTCGGGGCGGGGCTGGTGCAGCTCGGGCTGGGGGCGCTGCGGCTCGGGCGGTGGTTCCGGGCCGTGTCCGTGGCCGTGGTGCAGGGGATGCTCGCCGGGATCGGACTGGTGCTGGTCGCCGGGCAGGTCTACACGCTCGGGGACGCGGCGGCTCCCGCCGACGGGCTCGGGAAACTCGCCGGGCTGGTGTCGCTGCCGGGGCGGGTGGATCCGGTGGCGTTGTCAGTGGGGGCCGCCACCGTGGCCGTACTGCTGCTGTGGCCGCGGTGGCGGCGGGGGGCTCGGCTGGTGCCGGCGCCCTTGGTGGCGGTGGCTTTGGCGGCGGCGGTGACCGGGGTGTTCGACCTGGAGGTGCGGCGGGTCGAGGTGCGGGGGCTGCTGGAGTCGGTGCGGGTGCCCGAGGCGGCGGATTTCGGGCGGCTGACGGAAGTGGGGGTGATCGGGACCGTGGTGGCGTTCGCGCTGATCGCGTCGGCGGAGTCGTTGTTCAGCGCGGCGGCGGTGGACCGGCTGCACCACGGGCGGCGGACCGACTACGACCGGGAGTTGATGGCGCAGGGCGCCGGGAACGCGGTGTGCGGGGTGCTCGGGGCGCTGCCGATGACGGCGGTGATCGTGCGGAGTGCGGCGAATGTGCAGGCCGGGGCGCGGACCAAGGCCTCCCGGGTGCTGCACGGGGTGTGGCTGCTGGTGTTCACGGCCCTGCTGCCGGGGGTGCTCGGGGTGATTCCGGTGGCCGCGCTGGCCGGGCTGCTGGTGCACGCGGGCTGCAAGCTCGTGCCGGTGCGGGAGGTGGCGGCGCTGTGGCGGGGGCATCGGGGCGAGGTGGTCGTGCTGGTGGTGACGGCGGGGGCGATCGTGCTGGGGAATCTGTTCGAGGGGGTGTTGCTGGGGCTGGCGCTGGCCGTGGCGAAGACGGCGTGGGACGCGAGCCATGTGCATGTGGAGACCGAGGACCGCGGGGACGCCGGGATGGTCGTACGGGTGCTGGGGCATGCGACGTTCCTGCGGCTGCCGAAACTGCTCGACGCGTTGGAGGCGCTGCCCCGGGACCGTGAGGTGCGGCTGGAGCTGGGCGGGCTGCGGCATCTGGACCATGCCTGTGCCGCGGCCCTGGAGGGGTGGGCCGCGGCGCGCGGGAAGGGCGGCGGGGAGGAGGGTTATGGCTTGGTGGCGACCAGGAGGTCGACGTCGTAG
- a CDS encoding ABC transporter ATP-binding protein, translating into MMNISSGPPLMGTPPNMDKSPAVRAEGLTVARGPRTVLRGIDFTVPRGQITGLLGPSGCGKSTLMRSIVGTQAKVTGTLDVLGHPAGHPELRTRIGYVTQAPSVYDDLTVRQNLDYFAAILTPGHGAADQRHENVARAIQDVDLTSHADALAGNLSGGQRNRVSLAVALLGTPELLVLDEPTVGLDPVLRRDLWNLFHDIAARRGATLLISSHVMDEAERCHRLLLMREGQILADDTPDALRTSTDSETVEAAFLHLVDEAVAAAAREKETTR; encoded by the coding sequence ATGATGAATATCAGCTCCGGCCCGCCACTCATGGGAACGCCTCCAAACATGGATAAATCGCCCGCCGTCCGCGCCGAGGGCCTCACCGTCGCCCGCGGCCCCCGCACCGTCCTGCGCGGCATCGACTTCACCGTCCCCCGCGGCCAGATCACCGGCCTCCTCGGCCCCTCCGGCTGCGGCAAATCAACCCTCATGCGCTCCATCGTCGGCACCCAGGCCAAGGTCACCGGCACCCTCGACGTCCTCGGCCACCCCGCCGGCCACCCCGAACTGCGCACCCGCATCGGATACGTCACCCAAGCCCCCTCCGTCTACGACGACCTGACGGTCCGCCAGAACCTCGACTACTTCGCGGCGATCCTCACCCCGGGCCACGGCGCCGCCGACCAGCGCCACGAGAACGTCGCCCGCGCCATCCAGGACGTCGACCTCACCAGCCACGCCGACGCCCTCGCCGGCAACCTCTCCGGCGGCCAGCGCAACCGCGTCTCCCTCGCCGTCGCCCTCCTCGGCACCCCCGAACTCCTGGTCCTCGACGAACCCACCGTCGGCCTCGACCCCGTCCTGCGCCGCGACCTGTGGAACCTCTTCCACGACATCGCCGCCCGCCGCGGCGCCACCCTGCTCATCTCCTCCCACGTCATGGACGAGGCCGAGCGCTGCCACCGCCTCCTCCTCATGCGCGAGGGCCAGATCCTCGCCGACGACACCCCCGACGCCCTGCGCACCAGTACCGACTCCGAGACCGTCGAGGCGGCCTTCCTGCACCTGGTGGACGAGGCGGTCGCGGCCGCCGCCCGCGAGAAAGAGACCACCCGATGA